A stretch of Methanobrevibacter sp. DNA encodes these proteins:
- a CDS encoding HNH endonuclease, producing the protein MSEKCCVCGGKSNLEKHHILHTNKYDELHSSTENLITICNTCHHNYHQKYHYNISFKTLLEFTVDYWKNYCPKLKKENGKLHNQIRNLRTTIRKLTGDVE; encoded by the coding sequence ATGAGTGAAAAATGTTGTGTTTGTGGAGGGAAATCAAATCTTGAAAAGCACCATATTCTTCATACAAACAAGTATGATGAATTACATAGTAGCACAGAAAATCTGATTACAATATGTAACACTTGCCATCACAATTATCATCAGAAATATCATTACAATATAAGTTTCAAAACTTTATTGGAGTTTACTGTGGATTACTGGAAAAATTATTGTCCGAAATTGAAAAAGGAGAATGGGAAATTACATAACCAGATTCGTAATTTGAGGACAACAATTAGAAAATTGACAGGTGATGTGGAATGA
- a CDS encoding DUF4314 domain-containing protein, with product MNWPTKEEVKKIREKYPPGTVIQLIYMDDPTPVPNGELGEVWSVDGIGQLHIDWFNYNGSLAVVPGKDKFNKIGYNKRCRNCQNFGYGKTFVCRLNNKQVDARNDSCEDFEVET from the coding sequence ATGAACTGGCCCACTAAAGAAGAAGTGAAAAAAATTCGTGAAAAATATCCTCCAGGAACTGTGATACAGTTAATCTATATGGATGATCCAACACCTGTACCAAATGGAGAACTGGGGGAAGTCTGGTCTGTGGATGGTATAGGTCAACTTCATATTGATTGGTTTAATTATAACGGTAGTCTTGCAGTAGTTCCAGGTAAAGACAAGTTTAATAAAATAGGTTATAATAAGCGATGTAGGAATTGTCAGAATTTTGGTTATGGTAAAACTTTTGTATGTAGGTTAAATAATAAGCAAGTGGATGCGAGAAATGATTCCTGTGAAGATTTTGAGGTGGAAACATGA
- a CDS encoding HNH endonuclease: MSDTFIIDEFGNCTNKFKATKKYGKHEVYCLEDTMNSKLPLFRTEDFERELNYYVNMYVNEAQKNDELTAILNDLNIDEHYYWDNKPKNDSQMITNVPVHFTIYDSIEFAIMEMVCTLKNLNGEYTYCKGRIRKIYGAILDYITSGGIKVKSNDSFHNFKCKIIFSEEWERLDVPKTWEKNPLHDNAIFNNKVHSKKVKPKRKPISGVVRQNVFMRDNYTCQICGKTIDDGVSLHLDHIKPVSKGGTNEESNLQCLCSQCNLEKHNRTDLKHDENKLKELRG, encoded by the coding sequence ATGAGTGATACTTTTATCATTGATGAATTTGGGAATTGCACTAATAAATTCAAAGCAACAAAGAAGTATGGAAAACATGAAGTTTATTGTTTAGAAGATACAATGAACAGTAAACTGCCATTATTCAGGACAGAAGATTTTGAAAGAGAATTAAATTATTATGTTAATATGTATGTTAATGAAGCACAAAAAAATGATGAATTAACTGCTATTTTAAATGATTTGAATATTGATGAACATTATTATTGGGATAATAAACCTAAAAACGATTCTCAAATGATAACTAATGTTCCAGTACATTTCACTATATATGATAGCATTGAATTTGCTATAATGGAAATGGTGTGCACCTTAAAAAATCTAAATGGGGAATATACCTATTGTAAAGGAAGAATAAGGAAAATTTATGGAGCTATTTTAGATTATATTACTAGTGGAGGAATCAAAGTTAAATCTAATGATTCATTTCATAATTTTAAATGCAAAATAATCTTCTCTGAAGAATGGGAAAGATTGGATGTTCCAAAAACTTGGGAAAAAAATCCATTACATGACAATGCTATTTTTAATAATAAAGTCCATTCTAAAAAAGTAAAACCTAAACGGAAACCAATCTCTGGAGTAGTTCGGCAGAATGTTTTTATGAGAGATAATTATACTTGTCAAATCTGTGGTAAAACAATTGATGATGGTGTTTCATTACATTTAGACCATATTAAACCGGTTAGTAAAGGGGGAACGAATGAAGAATCTAATCTTCAATGTCTTTGTTCTCAATGTAATCTCGAAAAACATAATCGTACTGATTTGAAACACGATGAAAATAAATTAAAAGAACTTAGGGGATGA
- a CDS encoding thymidylate synthase codes for MSLETIWKKLLKEVITKGHEHTKDDSPIREIIGVHEFIPNQFLQTPIYIHPDEFLKGIKKGAYDIKDYPMSGEALHDYVASLNDPAMITGIDTENESSFIYTYPQRLMDYVTVDKVTGEIGEYNQLQTMIERLEENSGSNRAVATLYNVGLDCIEEHIPCLNWIQALIRNNELTLTIIFRSNDCYGAWPSNMLFINHIGLYLVDKLRETYRGLIFKGIYYNCSSLHIYETDMPAAKKVVGL; via the coding sequence ATGAGTCTTGAAACAATCTGGAAAAAATTATTGAAAGAGGTCATTACAAAAGGCCATGAACACACAAAAGACGATAGTCCAATCCGTGAGATAATTGGAGTGCATGAATTCATACCAAACCAATTCCTGCAAACCCCAATATACATACATCCTGATGAATTCCTGAAAGGAATTAAAAAAGGAGCATATGACATTAAAGATTATCCCATGAGTGGAGAAGCATTACATGACTATGTAGCATCACTTAATGACCCAGCAATGATAACTGGAATAGATACAGAAAATGAATCTAGCTTTATTTACACATATCCTCAAAGATTAATGGATTACGTTACTGTTGATAAAGTTACTGGTGAAATTGGAGAATACAATCAATTACAAACAATGATTGAAAGATTAGAAGAAAATTCCGGAAGTAACAGGGCAGTAGCAACATTATATAATGTGGGGTTAGATTGCATTGAAGAACACATCCCTTGCTTAAATTGGATTCAAGCATTAATCCGAAACAATGAATTAACATTAACAATCATCTTCAGGTCAAATGATTGTTACGGAGCATGGCCCTCTAATATGTTATTCATCAATCATATTGGATTATATTTAGTGGATAAATTAAGGGAAACTTATCGAGGACTAATCTTTAAAGGGATTTACTACAATTGCAGCAGTTTGCATATTTATGAAACTGATATGCCTGCAGCTAAAAAAGTCGTGGGATTATGA
- a CDS encoding transcriptional regulator: MISKEEKLSLAAYVITSTYREKALTVLNENGTMIPKYIAEKCHVRSNHISKTLKELKTHDLIVCINEEAHKGRVYQITPLGCEIISLIPTIKGKTRTELNDLGEVEMK, from the coding sequence ATGATAAGTAAAGAAGAAAAGTTAAGCTTAGCAGCATATGTTATCACATCAACATATCGTGAAAAAGCATTAACAGTTTTAAATGAAAATGGAACTATGATTCCAAAATATATTGCTGAAAAATGCCATGTTCGAAGCAATCATATTAGCAAAACCTTAAAGGAATTAAAAACTCATGACCTAATCGTTTGTATTAATGAAGAAGCACACAAAGGCAGAGTATATCAGATTACTCCTTTAGGATGTGAAATAATAAGTTTAATTCCTACAATTAAAGGAAAAACCAGAACAGAATTAAATGATCTCGGGGAGGTGGAAATGAAATGA
- a CDS encoding helicase C-terminal domain-containing protein produces MKNYSKKLWDKWSLLGYDPRPEQEKIILEILTAMENGYKNIILEAGTGTGKSAIATTIANFVDNSYIVTMTNQLLHQYIHDFEYMVKEIKGRGNYHCNFKGCCDNCHIKEENNTMMRNYNQALKDYNNNPNQYAKPQKPTLINLCGKKDESKAPAVYSVCPYIAALKEALKGENVISNYDYLYIAGNYAQILPERDLLILDEAHNLEKKIMQLITVNLNRKTIYRDYEFDIFDGITEHGLKLKDISEPKYWIGVCNKLIETINARRNNYIKNEYGEISNSLVLKQLLENDDVVKNYTKDIEKYDNLIKSLKEEKWIIELPTKKAILEDHSYISNQKVKGLTVEFKPLTIADYGESLFHFGETRLFMTGTLGSKDKFCNWLGIDPKETYYIYQKSPFPIENRPIIRDYAGSMSGFNRELNIPNWKNEDALIKIYDILEDHKDEKGVIHVSSNEQAWYIRNELANYTRRWFKIAYGKGREQAIQDFEDDENNMVLIGAGIKDGVDFKGDKCRFQIIFKMPFPNLSGAQVNIRKRYDNVWYIYQTVMPLMQAYGRGIRDKDDYCTTYVLDSDFDRLLNDYSYLFNEYFLEAVEGYVPKKEVRRVRRVRRVPRAEAK; encoded by the coding sequence TTGAAGAACTACTCAAAAAAGTTATGGGATAAATGGAGTCTACTAGGATATGACCCAAGACCAGAACAGGAAAAAATTATCCTTGAAATATTAACTGCAATGGAAAATGGTTACAAAAACATTATCCTGGAAGCAGGTACAGGTACTGGTAAGTCAGCTATTGCAACAACAATAGCAAACTTTGTGGACAACAGTTACATAGTCACCATGACTAATCAATTACTTCATCAATACATTCATGATTTTGAATATATGGTCAAGGAAATAAAAGGTCGTGGAAATTACCATTGTAATTTTAAAGGTTGCTGTGATAATTGTCACATCAAAGAAGAAAACAATACCATGATGAGAAACTATAATCAAGCACTAAAAGACTACAACAACAATCCCAACCAATACGCCAAACCACAAAAACCAACACTCATCAACCTATGCGGTAAAAAAGACGAAAGTAAAGCCCCAGCAGTTTACTCAGTCTGCCCATACATTGCAGCATTAAAAGAAGCACTAAAAGGAGAAAATGTAATCAGCAACTACGATTACCTATACATCGCAGGAAACTATGCACAAATATTACCTGAACGAGATTTACTAATCCTTGACGAAGCACATAATCTTGAAAAGAAGATCATGCAATTAATCACAGTCAACCTTAACAGGAAAACAATATACCGTGATTATGAATTCGACATCTTCGATGGAATCACCGAACACGGATTGAAACTAAAAGATATAAGCGAACCAAAATATTGGATTGGAGTTTGCAATAAACTAATTGAAACTATCAATGCAAGACGGAACAATTATATCAAAAATGAATATGGTGAAATAAGCAACAGCCTTGTTTTAAAACAACTATTGGAAAATGATGATGTAGTTAAAAACTACACCAAAGATATTGAAAAATATGACAATCTCATCAAATCTCTTAAAGAAGAGAAATGGATTATTGAATTACCAACAAAGAAAGCTATCCTTGAAGACCATTCATACATATCCAATCAGAAAGTCAAAGGATTAACTGTTGAATTCAAACCATTAACAATAGCAGATTATGGAGAATCATTATTCCATTTCGGTGAAACAAGACTATTCATGACCGGAACCCTCGGGTCTAAAGATAAGTTCTGCAACTGGTTAGGTATTGATCCAAAAGAAACCTATTACATCTACCAGAAATCACCATTCCCAATTGAAAACCGACCAATCATCCGTGATTATGCTGGAAGTATGAGTGGATTCAATCGTGAATTGAATATTCCTAATTGGAAAAACGAAGATGCCTTAATTAAAATCTATGATATCCTTGAGGACCATAAGGATGAGAAAGGAGTAATCCATGTATCCAGTAATGAACAAGCATGGTATATCAGAAACGAATTAGCCAACTACACACGCAGATGGTTTAAGATTGCATATGGTAAAGGCCGTGAACAAGCAATCCAAGACTTCGAAGATGATGAAAACAATATGGTCCTAATCGGAGCAGGAATCAAAGACGGTGTAGACTTCAAAGGAGATAAATGCAGATTCCAAATAATCTTCAAAATGCCATTCCCAAACCTAAGCGGAGCACAAGTCAATATCCGTAAAAGATACGATAATGTCTGGTACATCTATCAAACCGTGATGCCACTAATGCAAGCATACGGTCGAGGTATACGTGACAAAGATGATTACTGCACCACTTATGTATTAGATTCTGATTTTGACAGATTACTCAATGATTATAGTTATCTGTTTAATGAATATTTCCTGGAAGCAGTTGAAGGATATGTTCCTAAAAAAGAGGTTAGAAGGGTTAGACGTGTACGTAGAGTTCCAAGAGCGGAGGCAAAATAA
- a CDS encoding type II toxin-antitoxin system CcdA family antitoxin, producing MKEKITISIDEEILKLAKEHIPNISKFVEGCFIAYFQFTTENDEQRGEELRKAWEDFHRAKLNIHLLMNVDYENKHIEKVHEENKTMAWLSIWKDYKFTQRYQPHNMENACKVLNLTQKELELVMEDCMFEYAKDKTKAYIFDNWKYIEENFLPYIDTEEDEEIEELLKKVMG from the coding sequence ATGAAAGAAAAAATTACGATTTCAATCGATGAAGAAATATTGAAACTCGCAAAAGAACACATCCCCAACATAAGCAAATTTGTTGAAGGATGTTTCATTGCATATTTTCAATTCACAACAGAAAACGATGAACAAAGAGGCGAAGAACTAAGAAAAGCATGGGAAGACTTCCATCGTGCAAAACTCAACATTCACTTACTAATGAATGTAGACTACGAAAACAAACACATCGAAAAAGTACACGAAGAAAACAAAACCATGGCATGGCTAAGTATCTGGAAAGACTACAAATTCACACAAAGATACCAACCACACAACATGGAAAACGCATGCAAAGTCCTAAACCTAACCCAAAAAGAACTCGAACTAGTAATGGAAGACTGCATGTTCGAATATGCAAAAGACAAAACAAAAGCATACATCTTCGACAACTGGAAATACATAGAAGAAAACTTCCTGCCTTACATAGACACAGAAGAGGATGAGGAAATTGAAGAACTACTCAAAAAAGTTATGGGATAA
- a CDS encoding minichromosome maintenance protein MCM yields the protein MSKDDNLEEKKLFFRYVLSKYHEQLQLAKTENKPTRINIDYPLLNEYYKRETGKEFLTDNYEMFMKYVENRINNGRTERNYITLKLVEIPPNVLLHDLDTTYNGELIITKAMIKTITDPIPALKQAAFICRGCGMMHYIDTADSTQVVMPSLCPSCGGRNFDMVPESSTYHNIRYVKLEEPLEFRQGGNTREFKGYMQDYLASPQHNLKAGDVCDILGVFSVERVSPNKNDFEFIINLHNIAPVDDAFEDYRITESDKEKIRELSQSEGIYQKLVDTLAPEIYGYQNVKEGLLLQLFEGNRPLDDNFKSDSMDRWTIHVLLIGDPGIGKSQIISALKKRVPKIMSIGGTSTSQAGLTVSAVKDELTGTWTLEAGAVVLADTGLLCVDEYDKLSPHTQKSLNEPMEQLSVSSAKANLVQTMTARTSILAVANPKYSRFNKFKTIKEQIDIPESNLSRFDLVFALEDTIDEEKDRMLATSLLNKESFMKDVDVLDEELFKKYITYAKMECFPVLDQSAQKLLVDFYVNTRRAAARDDSAKPITARDLKAIERLTIARAKTELREVATVDDAKDALRIYGASLESIGLTPETAGELEHVWSNNEIKLVKEAEDMIKVLIDRDEMFYEDILVDVRREMGLRCHELKCDLDDIMNEARKNVEKGF from the coding sequence TTGAGTAAAGACGATAACCTTGAAGAAAAAAAATTATTCTTCAGATATGTGCTCAGTAAATATCATGAGCAATTACAATTGGCTAAAACCGAGAACAAGCCAACAAGAATAAACATAGATTATCCTTTACTCAATGAATATTACAAACGTGAAACTGGGAAAGAATTCTTAACAGATAATTATGAAATGTTCATGAAATATGTTGAAAATCGTATCAACAATGGAAGAACAGAACGTAATTACATTACTTTGAAATTAGTGGAAATACCCCCAAATGTCCTATTGCATGACTTGGACACTACATATAATGGTGAATTAATCATCACAAAAGCTATGATTAAAACCATTACTGATCCGATTCCTGCATTGAAACAAGCAGCATTTATTTGCAGGGGTTGTGGTATGATGCATTATATTGATACTGCTGATTCTACTCAAGTGGTAATGCCAAGTTTATGCCCCTCATGTGGTGGAAGAAATTTCGATATGGTTCCTGAATCATCAACATATCATAATATACGATATGTGAAATTAGAAGAACCTTTGGAGTTTCGTCAAGGAGGGAATACTAGAGAGTTCAAAGGGTATATGCAGGATTACCTTGCCAGTCCACAGCATAATCTTAAGGCTGGTGATGTCTGCGATATTCTTGGAGTCTTTAGTGTCGAACGTGTAAGTCCAAATAAAAATGATTTTGAATTCATTATTAACTTGCACAATATAGCACCGGTTGACGATGCTTTCGAAGACTATCGGATTACTGAATCTGATAAAGAAAAAATCAGAGAATTATCTCAAAGTGAGGGTATCTATCAGAAACTTGTTGATACATTAGCACCGGAAATTTACGGATATCAAAATGTGAAAGAGGGGTTATTGTTGCAATTGTTTGAGGGTAATCGTCCTTTGGATGATAATTTTAAATCTGATAGTATGGATAGGTGGACAATTCATGTTCTCCTGATTGGTGATCCAGGGATTGGTAAAAGTCAAATAATATCTGCATTGAAAAAACGTGTTCCTAAAATCATGAGTATTGGTGGGACATCAACTTCACAAGCAGGGCTTACTGTTTCTGCTGTGAAGGATGAGCTCACAGGTACATGGACACTTGAGGCGGGAGCTGTTGTACTGGCCGATACTGGTCTGTTGTGTGTTGATGAGTACGATAAGTTGAGTCCTCATACTCAGAAGTCATTGAATGAACCGATGGAACAGTTAAGCGTTAGTTCTGCTAAGGCCAATCTTGTTCAGACAATGACTGCACGTACAAGCATATTGGCTGTTGCAAATCCTAAATATTCAAGGTTTAATAAGTTCAAAACCATCAAAGAACAAATTGACATTCCGGAAAGTAACTTGTCTAGGTTCGATTTAGTGTTCGCATTAGAGGATACTATTGATGAAGAAAAGGACCGTATGTTAGCAACAAGTTTATTGAATAAGGAAAGTTTCATGAAGGATGTTGATGTCCTTGATGAAGAGTTATTCAAGAAGTATATCACTTATGCTAAGATGGAGTGTTTCCCAGTTTTAGATCAATCTGCTCAAAAGTTGCTTGTTGATTTTTATGTTAATACTAGACGTGCTGCTGCTAGAGATGATAGTGCTAAACCGATTACTGCTCGTGACTTGAAAGCTATTGAAAGGTTGACTATTGCTCGTGCTAAGACAGAATTGCGTGAGGTGGCTACTGTTGATGATGCAAAGGATGCTCTTCGTATTTATGGTGCAAGTCTTGAGAGTATTGGTTTGACTCCTGAGACTGCTGGTGAGTTGGAGCATGTTTGGAGTAATAATGAAATCAAATTGGTGAAAGAAGCAGAGGATATGATTAAGGTATTGATTGATAGGGATGAAATGTTTTATGAAGATATTCTTGTTGATGTGAGGCGTGAAATGGGTTTGAGGTGTCATGAATTGAAGTGTGATTTGGATGACATTATGAATGAAGCAAGGAAGAATGTAGAAAAAGGGTTCTGA
- a CDS encoding DUF4041 domain-containing protein codes for MDKGLILIIVGGAISLTLVGAIIGVPLIFIGVYLTNKTLNNMEQGIDINIAQKQYALNNIEKTLAEKEKEAKEKLDNELKQKEENLNKELKEKQDELDHINEKLDQLEKEKIAEVDEKLAKRDTDLDKLISEKETQLNNLDSEYESKLKAKQDYLNKEIEKTEKELLKTKKELKEVKNDLVRAEDDLEMQEYGLYEPRYNFIHAVDYKERLDAVRKQQKQMIKDKTAAIASKTWTINGSEAKGRALTNANIKQILRSFNNETTVLISKVKHSNIDSIENRINKTFTSLNKLYERENVELTKGYLNLKIDELHIAYEYEVKKEEEKEELREAREREREEKKLQKELEREKKKFERENETINSEIEEVKAQLAQAAADEKAKLEAEIAKLQAALDKNNEEVKKINEWKEKPGAGYVYIISNIGSFGEDVFKIGVTRRDNPEDRIRELSSASVPFRFDTHVFIFSKNAYDLESELHERFDDKRVNKVNMRKEFFRISIDDVKQIVEENKGQVHSFVEHPDAEEYYDTLKKEKLMGV; via the coding sequence AAACAATATGCATTAAACAATATTGAAAAAACATTAGCAGAAAAAGAAAAAGAAGCAAAAGAAAAATTAGACAATGAACTTAAACAAAAAGAGGAAAATCTTAACAAAGAATTAAAAGAAAAACAAGATGAACTAGACCACATTAATGAAAAACTAGATCAACTTGAAAAAGAAAAAATTGCCGAAGTAGATGAAAAACTTGCAAAAAGAGATACTGATTTAGATAAACTTATTTCAGAAAAAGAAACTCAATTAAATAATCTTGACAGTGAATATGAATCCAAATTAAAAGCAAAACAAGATTATCTAAATAAAGAAATTGAAAAAACTGAAAAGGAATTATTGAAAACTAAAAAAGAATTAAAAGAAGTTAAGAATGATTTAGTAAGAGCTGAAGATGATCTTGAAATGCAGGAGTATGGATTATATGAACCACGTTATAATTTCATCCATGCAGTTGACTATAAAGAAAGATTAGATGCAGTACGAAAACAACAAAAACAAATGATAAAAGACAAAACAGCTGCAATTGCTTCAAAAACATGGACAATCAATGGAAGTGAAGCAAAAGGAAGAGCATTAACAAATGCTAATATTAAACAAATACTTCGTAGTTTCAATAATGAAACAACAGTCCTTATAAGCAAAGTAAAACATTCAAATATTGACAGCATTGAGAATCGCATAAATAAAACCTTCACTAGTTTAAATAAATTATATGAAAGGGAAAATGTTGAATTAACTAAAGGATATTTGAATTTAAAAATTGATGAATTACATATTGCTTATGAATATGAAGTCAAAAAAGAAGAGGAAAAAGAAGAATTGCGTGAAGCTAGAGAACGTGAAAGAGAAGAGAAAAAACTTCAAAAAGAATTAGAAAGAGAAAAGAAGAAATTTGAAAGAGAGAATGAAACTATTAACTCTGAAATAGAAGAAGTTAAAGCACAGTTGGCTCAAGCAGCTGCAGATGAAAAAGCGAAACTTGAAGCTGAAATTGCTAAACTTCAAGCAGCATTGGATAAAAATAATGAGGAAGTTAAAAAGATTAATGAATGGAAAGAAAAACCTGGAGCAGGTTACGTGTATATTATCAGTAATATTGGTAGCTTTGGGGAGGATGTTTTCAAGATTGGTGTAACCCGTCGTGACAATCCTGAAGACAGAATCAGAGAATTATCTTCAGCTTCTGTTCCTTTCCGTTTTGATACTCATGTGTTCATCTTTAGTAAGAATGCTTATGATTTGGAATCTGAGTTGCATGAGAGGTTTGATGATAAGCGAGTTAATAAGGTTAATATGAGGAAGGAGTTTTTCCGTATTAGTATTGATGATGTTAAACAGATTGTGGAGGAGAATAAAGGTCAGGTTCATAGTTTTGTTGAGCATCCTGATGCGGAGGAGTATTATGATACTTTGAAAAAGGAAAAATTGATGGGTGTATAA